A genome region from Methanofastidiosum sp. includes the following:
- a CDS encoding rubrerythrin family protein, translating into MSKTLENLTKAFIGESMARNRYTLYAKIASKEGYDKISEIFLLTADNEREHAKWLFRMINDIKKKEGSPTEIKVEAEAPLILSNTIENIKGAIAGEHYEYSSMYPEFADTAEKEGFKDVATRLRAIAVAEKHHEGRYKKLLKELQEGTFFKKKEKVVWVCRKCGYIHEGTEPPEECPSCNHEKAYFERQCEVY; encoded by the coding sequence ATGAGCAAAACATTAGAAAATCTGACTAAAGCTTTTATCGGAGAAAGCATGGCAAGAAACAGATATACACTCTACGCCAAGATCGCCTCTAAGGAGGGGTATGATAAAATATCTGAGATCTTCCTCCTAACAGCCGACAATGAAAGAGAGCATGCCAAATGGCTCTTTAGAATGATTAACGATATAAAAAAGAAGGAAGGAAGCCCTACAGAGATAAAAGTAGAGGCAGAAGCTCCTCTAATACTTAGCAATACAATTGAGAACATCAAGGGCGCAATAGCAGGAGAGCACTACGAGTATTCCAGTATGTATCCTGAGTTTGCCGACACAGCAGAAAAAGAAGGATTCAAGGATGTCGCAACAAGACTTAGGGCTATTGCAGTAGCAGAAAAGCATCACGAAGGAAGATACAAGAAACTCCTAAAAGAACTTCAAGAAGGAACATTTTTCAAAAAGAAAGAAAAAGTTGTATGGGTATGCAGAAAGTGTGGATATATCCACGAAGGCACTGAACCCCCTGAAGAATGCCCTTCCTGCAACCATGAAAAAGCTTACTTTG